Proteins encoded together in one Betaproteobacteria bacterium window:
- a CDS encoding DUF1254 domain-containing protein: protein MRANPDLTLTAARTIAREAYVYGYPLVDNYRVQHAYFVDRQDPEYKAPYNQLAHVARLYTPADRTVQSPNADTPYSWIGLDLRAEPIVFAVPPIERGRYWSLQLVDLYTHNFAYLGTRTSGNGGGAFLVTGPQWRGAVPHGISKVLRCETEIASAQFRTQLFHPTDLENVKQIQARYLVQPLSAFLGEPAPRARPLIDFIQPLSPEAQRSSLDFFNVMSFALQFAPTHPSESDLRRRFARIGVGACNVIDTGRLAPGMRRALREGIADAWADLAAVKRTVDAGRLTSGDLFGTREHLQNNYLHRMAAVVLGLYGNSKEEAMYPAYYVDAAGRKLSGAHCYTLRFEPDRLPPVDAFWSLTMYEQPPNLLVANPIHRYRLDSTMVDRFRRDGDGGVTLLLQHESPGQDLEVNWLPAPQGPFSALLRLYLPKAEALDGRWTPPALHRVPDPTASAPDGA from the coding sequence CACCATCGCCCGGGAAGCCTATGTCTACGGCTATCCCCTCGTCGACAACTACCGTGTCCAGCACGCGTACTTCGTCGATCGGCAGGATCCGGAATACAAGGCGCCGTACAACCAGCTCGCCCATGTCGCGCGCCTCTACACGCCCGCCGACAGAACGGTCCAGAGCCCGAACGCCGACACGCCCTATTCCTGGATCGGGCTCGACCTGCGCGCGGAGCCGATCGTCTTCGCAGTGCCGCCGATCGAGCGCGGGCGGTACTGGAGCCTGCAGCTCGTCGATCTGTACACGCACAACTTCGCCTACCTCGGCACGCGCACGAGCGGCAACGGCGGTGGCGCCTTCCTCGTCACCGGTCCGCAGTGGCGCGGCGCGGTCCCGCACGGGATCAGCAAGGTGCTGCGATGCGAAACCGAGATCGCTTCGGCGCAGTTTCGGACGCAGCTTTTTCATCCGACCGACCTGGAGAACGTGAAGCAGATCCAGGCGCGCTATCTGGTGCAGCCGCTCTCCGCATTTCTCGGTGAACCTGCGCCCAGAGCGAGACCGCTGATCGACTTCATCCAGCCGCTCTCCCCGGAAGCCCAGCGCTCCTCGCTCGACTTCTTCAACGTCATGAGCTTCGCGCTGCAGTTTGCCCCGACGCACCCGAGCGAGTCGGATCTGCGGCGCCGCTTTGCACGCATCGGCGTCGGCGCGTGCAACGTCATCGACACGGGTCGGCTCGCGCCCGGCATGAGAAGGGCGCTGCGTGAAGGTATCGCCGACGCGTGGGCCGATCTTGCCGCGGTGAAGAGAACGGTGGACGCCGGACGGCTCACTTCGGGCGACCTTTTCGGCACGCGCGAGCATCTGCAGAACAACTACCTTCACCGCATGGCGGCCGTCGTCCTCGGTCTTTACGGCAACTCGAAAGAGGAAGCCATGTATCCGGCGTACTACGTCGATGCCGCCGGGCGAAAGCTGAGCGGTGCCCATTGCTATACCCTGCGTTTCGAGCCGGATCGTCTTCCCCCCGTCGACGCCTTCTGGTCGCTGACGATGTATGAGCAGCCGCCCAACTTGCTCGTCGCCAATCCGATCCACCGCTACCGGCTCGACTCGACGATGGTCGACCGCTTCCGGCGCGACGGCGACGGCGGCGTCACGCTGCTGCTGCAGCACGAATCCCCGGGGCAGGACCTGGAAGTGAACTGGCTTCCGGCACCGCAGGGCCCTTTCTCGGCCCTGCTCCGTCTCTACCTGCCCAAGGCCGAGGCACTGGATGGACGCTGGACACCGCCGGCACTCCATCGCGTCCCGGATCCCACCGCGTCCGCCCCCGACGGCGCATGA